The following proteins are encoded in a genomic region of Acidobacteriota bacterium:
- a CDS encoding redox-sensing transcriptional repressor Rex: MIKAEKISELTTTRLSVYLRCLNDLAAAGEASVSSEKLAKKFHLNSAQIRKDLANFGEFGTRGVGYHVETLRDHLTKILGLDREHQVGIIGAGRLGTALTDYYGFRKANFTVAALFDADPKKIGKKVGDVAILDIKNFAAAARSYKIDVAVIAVPAETAQAALEMVAKAGIKAVLNFAPVPLKTDSDVKIKSIDLTTSLESLSYFLASQPSANGVNPKSGNRRK; the protein is encoded by the coding sequence ATGATTAAGGCCGAAAAGATCTCTGAGCTCACAACGACGCGTTTAAGCGTATATTTGCGATGTCTGAATGATCTCGCGGCGGCTGGCGAAGCGTCGGTCTCGTCTGAGAAGTTGGCGAAGAAGTTTCATCTCAATTCGGCCCAGATCCGCAAAGATCTAGCCAATTTTGGCGAATTTGGGACACGCGGTGTTGGTTATCATGTTGAGACGCTTCGAGATCATTTGACCAAGATCCTTGGCCTCGACCGTGAGCATCAGGTTGGAATTATTGGTGCCGGCAGACTGGGCACTGCGCTGACCGATTATTACGGGTTTCGAAAAGCGAATTTCACAGTCGCGGCACTTTTTGACGCTGATCCGAAAAAGATCGGAAAAAAAGTTGGGGATGTGGCGATTCTTGACATAAAAAACTTTGCTGCCGCTGCACGAAGTTATAAGATAGATGTAGCCGTCATTGCTGTGCCTGCCGAGACCGCTCAAGCGGCTCTCGAAATGGTAGCAAAGGCGGGCATCAAAGCGGTTTTGAATTTTGCTCCTGTGCCGCTTAAGACCGATTCGGATGTCAAGATCAAGTCGATCGATCTAACGACATCGCTTGAGAGTCTGTCATATTTTCTCGCTAGCCAGCCGTCCGCAAACGGCGTG